One window of the Dermacentor andersoni chromosome 10, qqDerAnde1_hic_scaffold, whole genome shotgun sequence genome contains the following:
- the LOC126544669 gene encoding uncharacterized protein isoform X2, protein MSAAELPPSAADATAGALVASPPPPPSPPPLLLRALPLCTVGSDTKAGPSTGFPHRMIGGGPSRALAAYQEHAAVLRDHLVAIEDSLDTVPPEDYPQLKKALLEVSKMISQMESLADALAERRLNLKNELRTLQDENVHLHGALVRERRKAHGRDRRGSVTNRGGRKIPPPILPRRDSSFIFNSMRPFMFPPSPPRYQPFSDTESCVIDLTFETTGSSASTSRVIPSASGSPGPSGTSRRGRGLTRGGRSASHVAGAKRSPSSKRGRGSATRSRPRPSLRTLTGNDSNASSSSPAATSPGFALLAGPPLAMSPISLSPEARSPVGQNDINDLNNRLNNRNNKLAGKKMFSIFDSCPYLN, encoded by the exons ATGAGCGCGGCCGAGCTCCCGCCAAGCGCGGCCGACGCGACGGCAGGTGCGCTCGTAGCGTCACCACCGCCGCccccgtcgccgccgccgctcctGCTGCGGGCTCTACCGCTGTGCACCGTGGGAAGCGACACGAAGGCCGGCCCCAGCACGGGTTTTCCGCACCGGATGATCGGCGGGGGCCCGAGCAGAGCGTTGGCTGCTTATCAGGAGCACGCGGCTGTGCTGAGGGACCACCTAGTCGCCATCGAGGACTCCCTGGACACCGTGCCGCCCGAAGATTACCCGCAGCTCAAGAAGGCGCTGCTGGAG GTGAGCAAGATGATCTCCCAGATGGAGTCGCTGGCCGACGCACTTGCGGAAAGGCGGCTCAACCTCAAGAACGAGCTTCGCACGCTGCAGGACGAGAACGTCCACCTGCACGGCGCACTGGTCCGCGAAAGACGCAAGGCGCACGGCCGGGACCGCAGGGGCTCCGTCACCAACCGAGGAGGACGCAAGATACCGCCGCCGATCCTGCCAAGACGCGACAGTAGCTTCATATTCAACTCGATGCGCCCGTTCATGTTCCCACCGTCACCTCCTAG ATACCAGCCATTCAGCGACACTGAATCATGCGTGATAGACTTGACTTTTGAGACCACCGGCAGTAGCGCATCGACGTCAAGGGTCATTCCCAGCGCCAGTGGCAGTCCTGGACCTTCCGGAACGTCGCGTAGAGGCCGCGGACTTACTAGAGGAGGCCGCAGTGCAAGCCACGTCGCAG GCGCCAAGAGGTCCCCGAGCTCAAAGAGAGGCCGCGGTTCGGCGACGAGGTCAAGACCGAGACCCTCCCTAAGGACGCTGACCGGCAACGACAGCAATGCCAGTTCGAGCTCTCCCGCGGCGACCTCGCCCGGGTTCGCGCTGCTCGCAGGACCGCCACTGGCGATGTCGCCGATATCGCTCTCGCCGGAAGCGAGGTCTCCTGTGGGCCAGAACGACATAAACGATCTGAACAACAGGCTCAATAACCGGAACAACAAGCTCGCCGGCAAGAAGATGTTCTCGATCTTTGACTCGTGCCCGTACCTCAACTGA
- the LOC126544669 gene encoding uncharacterized protein isoform X3, with protein sequence MSAAELPPSAADATAGALVASPPPPPSPPPLLLRALPLCTVGSDTKAGPSTGFPHRMIGGGPSRALAAYQEHAAVLRDHLVAIEDSLDTVPPEDYPQLKKALLEVSKMISQMESLADALAERRLNLKNELRTLQDENVHLHGALVRERRKAHGRDRRGSVTNRGGRKIPPPILPRRDSSFIFNSMRPFMFPPSPPRYQPFSDTESCVIDLTFETTGSSASTSRVIPSASGSPGPSGTSRRGRGLTRGGRSASHVAVGTCPGHSEEGTLHAAPKSATTRVGKLL encoded by the exons ATGAGCGCGGCCGAGCTCCCGCCAAGCGCGGCCGACGCGACGGCAGGTGCGCTCGTAGCGTCACCACCGCCGCccccgtcgccgccgccgctcctGCTGCGGGCTCTACCGCTGTGCACCGTGGGAAGCGACACGAAGGCCGGCCCCAGCACGGGTTTTCCGCACCGGATGATCGGCGGGGGCCCGAGCAGAGCGTTGGCTGCTTATCAGGAGCACGCGGCTGTGCTGAGGGACCACCTAGTCGCCATCGAGGACTCCCTGGACACCGTGCCGCCCGAAGATTACCCGCAGCTCAAGAAGGCGCTGCTGGAG GTGAGCAAGATGATCTCCCAGATGGAGTCGCTGGCCGACGCACTTGCGGAAAGGCGGCTCAACCTCAAGAACGAGCTTCGCACGCTGCAGGACGAGAACGTCCACCTGCACGGCGCACTGGTCCGCGAAAGACGCAAGGCGCACGGCCGGGACCGCAGGGGCTCCGTCACCAACCGAGGAGGACGCAAGATACCGCCGCCGATCCTGCCAAGACGCGACAGTAGCTTCATATTCAACTCGATGCGCCCGTTCATGTTCCCACCGTCACCTCCTAG ATACCAGCCATTCAGCGACACTGAATCATGCGTGATAGACTTGACTTTTGAGACCACCGGCAGTAGCGCATCGACGTCAAGGGTCATTCCCAGCGCCAGTGGCAGTCCTGGACCTTCCGGAACGTCGCGTAGAGGCCGCGGACTTACTAGAGGAGGCCGCAGTGCAAGCCACGTCGCAG